CTGGTAGAACAGTCCCTTCGGCAACAAGATTGCATTACACAGAGCCAGCAAAACAAAAATATGGGGAGAGAACCAGCGCACCACCTTGTGGCAGAAGAACAAATACGCACGCAACGGGCGGAACGGGTTCAAAAGCGGGAGGTAAGAAAGCAAGTAGTTGAAGTTGGCTCGGCCAATACGAACCTTGCGTCGGTACTCACCGGAGGATTCCTTCGATGTCTGCTCCGTACCGATGGCACTGCCCACAAACGTGCTGTAGTAACCCTTCTGCAGAATTTTCGTCGTGATGTAGAAGTCATCCATGACGCTCTTCTTTACCGGAAGTTCCGTATAAAGTTCCCTACGGATGGCATAAAGAGCGCCGTTACCGCCTATCAGCAAATCCAAGGCGCCCTCGAATTTTTTCATCTCAGATTCCAAATCCCAGTAAGAACTCTCGCCCTTGCCCAAGACACTTCCGCTACGGTCAGAAAGTATCAAGTGGCCGCAGACGCAGCCCATCTTCTTGTCGATAAAGGGGCCAACCAGTTTACGCACCGCATTGGGGAAAAACATCGTATTCGCATCGCAGAATACAAGGATATCGCCGGTAGCGTGCTTGTGTAACCGGTTCAGCATGGCGGCCTTGCCCGCATTCTTGGGAGCCTTCACCAAAGTGATTCCTCGATCCGCATAACTCGCGACAATTTCTGCAGTCCTGTCGGCAGAACCATCGTCGCCGATGAGCACCTGCAACTTGTCTTTGGGATAATCGATGGAGAGGATGTTGTGAATCTTGCGTTCGATGACGCCTTCTTCGTTATAGGCCGAAATCAATATGGAAACCGTCGGCAAGAAGGCTTGCCCTGACGGTTGCGGCTTGTGCCTGCGCTTGAAAATCTCGCTGACGAACGGGAGCGTTATCGGAAACAGCGCATAACAAAGCACCAGGAGGGCCAGAGAAACCCAAAAGCCAACCAGCGCAACGAAGTAGACCTGTTCCATTACCGAGCTATCCATTCTTTCTCTTTTATCAAAATTTGATTCAGCAAAACAATCATGTCATCGACATCCAGCGACTGCGTGAGGGTCAAGATACTCATGCCTTTCGGAGCGACCAACACGTAAGACGGGACTGCGGACAAATTCCATACATCAAAATAGCATCGTTCTGCAATTTTGGCCTGACCATCGCACATAATTGTGTCTTGCGACTCGGCATTCAACTTCACAGGGATGAATCTGGAATTCAAAAGTGTCGCCACGTCAGGGTCGGAATACACGTTTTTGTCCATGATGTGGCAGGGAATGCACCAGTCGGCATAGACCGAAACGAACACAAGTTTCGATTCCTTCACGGCCTTTTTCAGCCCATCCGTATAAGAAAGCCAATGGACCTCCTTGTCTTTTTTCAAGGGTGCCGCAAAGGCGCAACAGGCAGCCAGGAGCAACAAAAGGGCTAGCCTCATTTTTTCTTTCCCTTCTTTCCCAGCGGCTCAAGCGGATTGCCGAGCAAAGAGTCTATGTTACGAACTACAGCCTGTTGGAAGGGAATCCACCGACTATCGTCTTCAAGGATTCTGTCGATAGCCGCCTTGTAAGACTCCAACGTGTAGCCGTATTTTTCAATAATTTCTTTGCGAGCGAGGCGAGACTCCGGAGTATCGGTCCCGAGGGCCTGTTCCATGACGCGGATATCAACATACGTGGATACAAGCCTAGAATCTACCGAGGGGGGACCATTGTCACAAGCAGACAACACAAGCCCAAGCGCACAAAGGAGCAGCGCCAAGCAAGCCCGTCCTGCACTATCTCGCCCAAACCGCATCACGAGATTCCTTCTGCCTACTTCGACTCTTCGAGGGCGTTCTCGAAAAGGCCGTCTATATATTCACGCTTGTCAAATTCCACGAGCTGGTCGATCTGTTCGCCCATGCCCACCCAGCGGATAGGAATCTGGAGCGAACTCGTGATAGAAAGGACCGAACCGCCACGCGCCGTACCATCGAGCTTGGTCACGACAAGGCCGGTCAGCGGGAAGCTCTGGTTGAAAATCTTCGTCTGGTTTATGGTGTTCTGTCCGGTGTTTCCGTCAATCACGAGCCATATATCTTGCGGGAAATCCGGGTTCACCTTTTTCATCACGCGGACTATCTTCTTGAGTTCTTCCATCAGGTAGTCCTTGTTGTGGAGGCGGCCAGCCGTATCAACAATGAGGATGTCGCAGTCACGGGCCACGGCGGCCTGGCAGGCATCGTAGGCGACCGCAGCCGGGTCGCTGCCTTCCTGGTGCTTCACGAACTCGGCACCACTACGCTGAGCCCAAGTTTCCAACTGGTCGATCGCTGCGGCACGGAACGTATCGCAAGCGGCAATCATCACCTTCTTGCCCTCGTTTATCCAGCGGGCGGCGAGCTTACCGATGGTGGTCGTCTTGCCTGCACCGTTCACGCCGATGACAAGCACCACATGCGGTTTGCCCTTAAGTTCGAACGGCGGCGGGTCCTTGAGGAGGCGTTCGGCTTCGTCGCGCATAATGTCGAGCACCTGCTCTGTCGTCAGCGATTTGCCAAGCGCATTCTCGCGCAGTGCGTCGGTCAAAAGGAACGCGGCTTCTACGCCCACGTCCGCCTTGATCAAATGTTCTTCAAGTTCTTCCAAGGTGTCGTCGGTGATTTTACCGGCGCCGACAATACCCTTGAGTTCGCCCACCAAGGCGTCACGGGTCTTGGATAGCCCTTTCTTTATTGCAGAAAACAAGCCCATTAGATAAGACTCTCGACTTTGTCCACAAGACCGTAGGCCTTCGCCTCTTCTGCCGACATGAAGTTATCGCGTTCCGTATCCCGGTCAATTTCCTCGATGGTGTGTCCGGTCGTCTCGGCAAGAATCTTGCCCGTGATGCCGCGGATGCGCAGCATTTCTTCGGCCTGGATCTGGATGTCGCTAGCAGGCGCCACAATCTCGCCGTGGATGAGCGGCTGGTGAATCATGATGCGGGCGTTCGGCCATGCCACACGCTTGCCCTTTGCACCGGCGGTGAGGAGCACAGCGCCCATCGAAGCCGCCTGGCCACAGCAGACCGTCACCACGTCACTCTGGATGGCGTTCATGCAGTCGTAGATGGCAAGGCCAGAGGAAATCACGCCACCCGGGCTGTTAATGAAGAACACG
The uncultured Fibrobacter sp. genome window above contains:
- the ftsY gene encoding signal recognition particle-docking protein FtsY, with product MGLFSAIKKGLSKTRDALVGELKGIVGAGKITDDTLEELEEHLIKADVGVEAAFLLTDALRENALGKSLTTEQVLDIMRDEAERLLKDPPPFELKGKPHVVLVIGVNGAGKTTTIGKLAARWINEGKKVMIAACDTFRAAAIDQLETWAQRSGAEFVKHQEGSDPAAVAYDACQAAVARDCDILIVDTAGRLHNKDYLMEELKKIVRVMKKVNPDFPQDIWLVIDGNTGQNTINQTKIFNQSFPLTGLVVTKLDGTARGGSVLSITSSLQIPIRWVGMGEQIDQLVEFDKREYIDGLFENALEESK
- a CDS encoding DUF255 domain-containing protein, producing MRLALLLLLAACCAFAAPLKKDKEVHWLSYTDGLKKAVKESKLVFVSVYADWCIPCHIMDKNVYSDPDVATLLNSRFIPVKLNAESQDTIMCDGQAKIAERCYFDVWNLSAVPSYVLVAPKGMSILTLTQSLDVDDMIVLLNQILIKEKEWIAR
- a CDS encoding ATP-dependent Clp protease proteolytic subunit, with protein sequence MADCNDKKENQVPEMMKKAEEFLASKRRIFLWGGVDDESAERIVKQLLYLDSLNHEDIVFFINSPGGVISSGLAIYDCMNAIQSDVVTVCCGQAASMGAVLLTAGAKGKRVAWPNARIMIHQPLIHGEIVAPASDIQIQAEEMLRIRGITGKILAETTGHTIEEIDRDTERDNFMSAEEAKAYGLVDKVESLI
- a CDS encoding glycosyltransferase family 2 protein, with product MDSSVMEQVYFVALVGFWVSLALLVLCYALFPITLPFVSEIFKRRHKPQPSGQAFLPTVSILISAYNEEGVIERKIHNILSIDYPKDKLQVLIGDDGSADRTAEIVASYADRGITLVKAPKNAGKAAMLNRLHKHATGDILVFCDANTMFFPNAVRKLVGPFIDKKMGCVCGHLILSDRSGSVLGKGESSYWDLESEMKKFEGALDLLIGGNGALYAIRRELYTELPVKKSVMDDFYITTKILQKGYYSTFVGSAIGTEQTSKESSGEYRRKVRIGRANFNYLLSYLPLLNPFRPLRAYLFFCHKVVRWFSPHIFVLLALCNAILLPKGLFYQVFFGVTVFCVIVGVSRMVPHAYYFLMMNVAMLKGFFLSFTREKSGGWAREARGDDDA